The Candidatus Rokuibacteriota bacterium genome window below encodes:
- a CDS encoding amidohydrolase has product MERIGAIDAWASLITPEGATQWPEEFLHIFRRYKVDHRMVEGMTLETMLGEMDEADVDLAVFSAFGYGDLHVITNETVGEVVARHPARFIGAGTVDPRKRPMEVAREIERMVRDLGIRIVRLEPYAYGPDQYTGLAPNDKRYWPVYMKCVDLGVPVAIQVGHTGPLMPSECGRPIYLDEVALAFPELVIFGCHLGQPWHEEMMILAWKHPNVYVETSARPAKFWPPEFMEFVKGWGQDKVIWATDYPLVSFKRAREDVDSVGLPLEIKKKLLRDNFLRALRMTR; this is encoded by the coding sequence ATGGAGCGGATCGGAGCGATCGACGCCTGGGCGAGCCTCATCACGCCCGAGGGCGCCACGCAGTGGCCGGAGGAGTTCCTGCACATCTTCCGCCGCTACAAGGTGGACCACCGGATGGTGGAGGGGATGACGCTCGAGACCATGCTCGGCGAGATGGACGAGGCGGACGTGGACCTCGCCGTCTTCTCCGCCTTCGGCTATGGCGACCTGCACGTCATCACCAACGAGACCGTGGGGGAGGTGGTCGCCAGGCACCCCGCGCGGTTCATCGGCGCGGGGACGGTGGACCCCCGGAAGCGGCCCATGGAGGTGGCGCGCGAGATCGAGCGCATGGTGCGCGACCTCGGCATCCGCATCGTTCGGCTCGAGCCCTATGCCTACGGCCCGGACCAGTACACGGGGCTTGCGCCCAATGACAAGCGCTACTGGCCTGTCTACATGAAGTGCGTGGACCTGGGGGTTCCCGTGGCGATTCAGGTCGGGCACACGGGGCCGCTGATGCCGTCGGAGTGCGGGCGGCCCATCTACCTCGACGAGGTGGCTCTGGCCTTCCCGGAGCTGGTGATCTTCGGCTGTCACCTCGGACAGCCCTGGCACGAGGAGATGATGATCCTGGCCTGGAAGCACCCGAACGTCTACGTCGAGACCTCGGCCCGACCGGCCAAGTTCTGGCCCCCCGAGTTCATGGAGTTCGTCAAGGGCTGGGGCCAGGACAAGGTGATCTGGGCGACGGACTACCCGCTGGTCTCCTTCAAGCGGGCGCGCGAGGACGTGGACTCGGTAGGCCTGCCCCTCGAGATCAAGAAGAAGCTCCTCCGGGACAATTTCCTCCGCGCGCTCAGGATGACGCGCTGA
- a CDS encoding AMP-binding protein, with protein MIHPYAYYLGRAAAWHPEGVAVIEGGTRLSYRELDARASALGRALVALGVGQGDRVAVLQANTHRFMEALAGAARAGAAFVPMLGILTEAEHAHMVEDSGARVLIAPTAALGTRARALASRVPALSQLVCVEGGEGSLDYERLLREHAGPAPVVRGQESDIAQILYTSGTTGRSKGVVHTYASTQAAMVAWVAIASRRPGDVGLLYTPMSHFAARLMDSGWVVGSTAVILPAPDPVQTFAAIEEHRVTHLLAIPTLLQLFLGHPEIDRHDLGSLRFICYAAAPASAPLVRRAIERFGPILHTGWGGTEAYGLNTHMTPAEHQAAVEGHEERLLSCGRESIFGGRVRILDDEGRDVPVGEVGEACVRAPWMMARYWNLPELTRETIRDGWLHFGDLARMDADGYVSLVDRKGDMIITGGFNVYPREVEEVLYQHPAVLEAAVVGVPDEKWGEAVRAVVALREGMTVAPETLLAFTRERLAPFKVPKAVELLPALPKTPVGKISRRDVKARYWAGQERMIHGAGGAG; from the coding sequence ATGATCCACCCCTACGCCTACTACCTCGGGCGGGCCGCCGCCTGGCACCCGGAGGGGGTCGCCGTCATCGAGGGCGGCACGCGTCTGTCCTACCGGGAGCTGGACGCACGGGCGAGCGCGCTCGGGCGGGCGCTGGTGGCGCTCGGGGTGGGGCAGGGCGATCGCGTGGCGGTGCTCCAGGCCAACACCCACCGCTTCATGGAGGCGCTGGCCGGGGCCGCGCGCGCCGGGGCCGCCTTCGTGCCCATGCTCGGCATCCTCACCGAGGCGGAGCACGCCCACATGGTGGAGGACTCGGGGGCGCGGGTGCTCATCGCGCCCACGGCGGCGCTCGGGACGCGCGCCCGCGCGCTGGCCAGCCGCGTGCCCGCCCTCAGCCAGCTCGTCTGCGTGGAGGGCGGCGAGGGGAGCCTCGACTACGAGCGCCTCCTGCGGGAGCACGCGGGACCGGCGCCTGTGGTGCGAGGCCAGGAGAGCGACATCGCCCAGATCCTCTACACCTCGGGGACGACCGGCCGGTCCAAGGGGGTCGTCCACACCTATGCCTCCACCCAGGCCGCCATGGTCGCCTGGGTTGCCATCGCTTCCCGCCGGCCCGGGGATGTGGGGCTCCTCTACACGCCCATGAGCCATTTCGCCGCGCGGCTCATGGACTCGGGCTGGGTCGTCGGCAGCACCGCCGTCATCCTGCCGGCGCCCGATCCCGTGCAGACCTTCGCCGCCATCGAGGAGCACCGGGTCACGCACCTGCTCGCCATCCCCACCCTGCTCCAGCTCTTCCTCGGTCACCCGGAGATCGATCGGCACGACCTGGGCAGCCTCCGCTTCATCTGTTACGCCGCGGCGCCAGCGTCGGCTCCGCTCGTGAGGCGGGCCATCGAGCGCTTCGGCCCCATCCTGCACACGGGCTGGGGCGGGACCGAGGCCTATGGGCTCAACACCCACATGACTCCCGCCGAGCACCAGGCCGCGGTGGAAGGGCACGAGGAACGGCTCCTGTCCTGCGGGCGCGAGAGCATCTTCGGCGGGCGAGTCCGGATCCTCGACGACGAGGGCCGGGACGTCCCGGTGGGCGAGGTCGGGGAGGCCTGCGTGAGGGCGCCGTGGATGATGGCGCGCTACTGGAACCTGCCCGAGCTCACGCGGGAGACGATCCGGGACGGATGGCTTCACTTCGGCGACCTGGCGCGGATGGACGCCGACGGCTACGTCTCTCTCGTGGACCGCAAGGGAGACATGATCATCACGGGCGGCTTCAACGTCTACCCGCGCGAGGTGGAGGAGGTCCTCTACCAGCATCCGGCCGTGCTCGAGGCCGCGGTGGTGGGCGTCCCGGACGAGAAGTGGGGAGAGGCCGTGAGGGCTGTCGTGGCGCTCCGCGAGGGGATGACGGTGGCGCCCGAGACGCTGCTGGCCTTCACCCGGGAGCGCCTCGCTCCGTTCAAGGTGCCGAAGGCCGTCGAGCTGCTCCCGGCTCTGCCCAAGACGCCCGTGGGGAAGATCTCGCGGCGCGACGTGAAGGCGCGCTACTGGGCGGGGCAGGAGCGGATGATCCATGGCGCCGGAGGCGCAGGATGA
- a CDS encoding 3-keto-5-aminohexanoate cleavage protein, translating to ESLPPNNHWVVTAIGGKVHFLSVALSVAMGGPVRVGMEDNVYIARGVLARSNAQIVEKAVGILHAVGREVATPAEARQILGLRPRP from the coding sequence GAGTCGCTGCCCCCCAACAATCACTGGGTCGTGACGGCCATCGGCGGGAAGGTCCACTTCCTCTCCGTGGCGCTGTCGGTGGCCATGGGCGGGCCTGTCCGGGTCGGCATGGAAGACAACGTCTACATCGCGCGCGGCGTGCTCGCGCGCTCGAATGCCCAGATCGTGGAGAAGGCCGTGGGCATCCTCCACGCCGTGGGGCGCGAGGTCGCCACGCCCGCCGAGGCGCGACAGATCCTGGGCCTGCGCCCGAGGCCCTGA
- a CDS encoding TRAP transporter large permease, with amino-acid sequence MSPVPVALLSLAGLLTLLLLGVPVAFSMALVGVAGLLVMGGVGPALGLLGTVPYSTVASFSLVVIPMFVLMGELVASAGLAQRAYATARAWLGRLPGGLAMTAIGASTFFAAVSGSSVAATATMGRLSIAEMRRYGYDGGLAAGTVAVAGTLAALIPPSAMAVFYALVTDQSVSKMLIAGVGPGIVSSLLFMLTAYLVARRYPHLAPVVQQRVSWTERMASLRTIGPFGVLILVVLGGIYSGLVTVTEASALGALAAFLLLAASRQLHWSALHQALSSSLKISCMIYLIIIGGLLFSRFLAFSGVPFAMVRAIQGLDIPPVAVVIVMLLILSVLGMFMDPVGMIMLTLPFFFPVVKALGVDPIWFGVLVVLEAELGVITPPVGVHLFVVRQIVPDVPLGALIRGALPFMLCQLLVLSLVVVFPPPRPLAPRSDALMPLAEFGDANWPAPGETVICTSH; translated from the coding sequence GTGAGCCCGGTACCCGTGGCGCTGCTGTCGCTGGCGGGACTCCTGACGCTTCTGCTCCTCGGCGTCCCTGTCGCCTTCAGCATGGCACTGGTGGGGGTGGCCGGCCTCCTTGTGATGGGGGGAGTCGGGCCCGCGTTGGGACTCCTGGGAACGGTGCCGTACTCCACCGTGGCCAGCTTCAGCCTCGTCGTCATCCCCATGTTCGTCCTCATGGGAGAGCTGGTGGCCAGCGCCGGGCTCGCCCAGCGGGCCTATGCCACGGCGCGGGCCTGGCTCGGGCGGCTGCCCGGGGGGCTGGCCATGACGGCCATCGGCGCCAGCACCTTCTTCGCCGCCGTCTCGGGCTCGAGCGTGGCGGCCACGGCCACCATGGGGCGGCTCTCCATCGCCGAGATGCGGCGCTACGGCTATGACGGCGGGCTCGCGGCCGGTACCGTGGCCGTGGCGGGCACGCTGGCCGCCCTGATCCCGCCAAGCGCCATGGCCGTCTTCTACGCGCTCGTCACCGACCAGTCGGTGAGCAAGATGCTGATCGCCGGCGTGGGGCCGGGGATCGTCAGCTCGCTGCTCTTCATGCTCACGGCCTACCTGGTCGCCCGCCGCTACCCCCACCTGGCCCCTGTCGTCCAGCAACGCGTGAGCTGGACGGAGCGGATGGCCTCGCTCCGGACCATCGGGCCCTTCGGAGTCCTGATCCTCGTGGTGCTGGGCGGGATCTACTCCGGGCTCGTGACGGTGACCGAGGCCTCGGCCCTCGGCGCGCTGGCCGCCTTCCTCCTCCTGGCCGCCTCTCGCCAGCTCCACTGGTCGGCGCTGCACCAGGCCCTGTCCTCGTCCCTCAAGATCAGCTGCATGATCTACCTGATCATCATCGGCGGGCTCCTCTTCAGCCGCTTCCTGGCCTTCTCGGGGGTCCCCTTCGCCATGGTGCGCGCCATCCAGGGGCTCGACATTCCACCCGTGGCCGTGGTGATCGTCATGCTCCTGATCCTCAGCGTACTCGGGATGTTCATGGACCCGGTGGGGATGATCATGCTCACCTTGCCCTTCTTCTTCCCGGTGGTGAAGGCGCTGGGGGTGGACCCCATCTGGTTCGGCGTGCTGGTGGTGCTGGAGGCGGAGCTGGGAGTGATCACCCCGCCCGTGGGCGTGCATCTCTTCGTCGTGCGCCAGATCGTGCCCGACGTGCCGCTGGGCGCCCTCATCAGGGGGGCGCTCCCCTTCATGCTCTGCCAGCTCCTCGTCCTGTCGCTCGTCGTCGTCTTCCCCCCCCCTCGCCCTCTGGCTCCCCGGTCGGATGCGCTGATGCCTCTTGCGGAATTCGGTGACGCGAATTGGCCGGCCCCCGGCGAAACGGTAATCTGCACGAGTCATTAG
- a CDS encoding C4-dicarboxylate TRAP transporter substrate-binding protein: protein MSLKGKTLSVVLGMAVASLSLAMPGQAGAQQAPVVLKKADYTPLTNSRARVSKWWAEEVEKRTVGKVKIEYFPAETLLKAADIFEGTRSGVADIGVWVQAYNPAVSPLSALFTLPGISPTFRPAIRAVNELVYTGDFSHFRDELRKLGVEPLYSWGVADQELISTKSLPNLAALKGLKVRVIGREWPKLVSAHGGTPVAMPWPEVYEALSRGTLDANVGFVTANRDSKLYEVAKHHTRIRLGAPAGPLAIMNKQAWDRLPAEVQKAMREVGRQFTERLADVYDKEVQEAVKEMEAKGVRFHEWTVEDRAKLQASMEAVWEGWAKEVEAKGLPGREALRRYVELQKKHSR from the coding sequence ATGTCCCTGAAAGGAAAGACGTTGTCCGTCGTTCTCGGCATGGCGGTCGCCAGCCTCTCCCTCGCGATGCCCGGGCAGGCGGGCGCCCAGCAGGCGCCGGTAGTGCTCAAGAAGGCGGACTACACGCCGCTCACCAACAGCCGCGCCCGGGTGTCCAAGTGGTGGGCGGAGGAGGTCGAGAAGCGCACTGTCGGGAAGGTGAAGATCGAGTACTTTCCCGCGGAGACCTTGCTCAAGGCCGCCGACATCTTCGAGGGGACGAGAAGCGGGGTGGCCGATATCGGCGTCTGGGTGCAGGCCTACAATCCGGCGGTGTCGCCGCTGTCGGCGCTCTTCACCTTGCCCGGCATCAGCCCGACCTTCAGGCCCGCCATCCGCGCCGTCAACGAGCTGGTCTACACGGGGGACTTCTCCCATTTCCGCGACGAGCTCAGGAAGCTCGGCGTGGAGCCGCTCTACTCCTGGGGCGTCGCGGATCAGGAGCTGATCTCGACCAAGTCCCTGCCGAACCTCGCCGCGCTCAAGGGGCTCAAGGTGCGGGTCATCGGGCGCGAGTGGCCGAAGCTCGTCAGCGCCCATGGCGGCACCCCCGTGGCCATGCCGTGGCCCGAGGTCTACGAGGCGCTCTCCCGCGGGACGCTGGACGCCAACGTGGGCTTCGTCACGGCCAACCGGGACTCCAAGCTCTACGAGGTGGCCAAGCACCACACGCGCATCCGGCTCGGCGCCCCCGCGGGCCCGCTGGCGATCATGAACAAGCAGGCCTGGGATCGGCTGCCCGCGGAGGTGCAGAAGGCGATGCGGGAGGTGGGGCGCCAGTTCACCGAGCGCCTCGCCGACGTCTACGACAAGGAGGTGCAGGAGGCCGTGAAGGAGATGGAAGCCAAGGGCGTCCGCTTCCACGAGTGGACGGTGGAGGACCGTGCCAAGCTCCAGGCCTCGATGGAGGCCGTGTGGGAGGGCTGGGCCAAGGAGGTGGAGGCCAAGGGGCTCCCCGGGCGCGAGGCCCTCCGCCGCTACGTCGAGCTGCAGAAGAAGCACTCGCGCTGA
- a CDS encoding acyl-CoA/acyl-ACP dehydrogenase, with translation MDFGFTETQEALRRAVRSVLARRCPPEAIREWGEQEIFPGEVWEEMARLGWLGLVFPAEHGGAEGSLLDLMVVLEELARVEFELASAVGLAVMGGLAILRHGTPEQQARHLPPLVQGRAHFSVALTEPGSGSDAAALITRAARDGDDFVLTGQKLYCTGAHLPGSTVLLAARTRPKALKREGITVFLLDPAAPGVTLRRMRMLGRRIQGTNEIFLDGARVPADAILGTLDGGWGVLRSFLEIERTVAAVAYAGAAQAVVDLALSHAQEREQFGRPIGSFQAIAHLLADMQTDVDATRLLAWRAAWLLAGNRPCLREVSIAKLHASETYVRVAGHGMQVMGGHGYTMECDMQRHFRSARLATIGAGTSQIQRDLIARTMGLDVRHA, from the coding sequence ATGGACTTCGGCTTCACCGAGACGCAGGAGGCCCTCAGGCGGGCGGTCCGGAGCGTCCTCGCGCGCCGCTGCCCGCCGGAGGCGATCCGCGAGTGGGGGGAGCAGGAGATCTTCCCCGGCGAAGTCTGGGAGGAGATGGCGCGGCTGGGGTGGCTCGGGCTCGTGTTTCCCGCCGAGCATGGCGGCGCCGAGGGGAGCCTCCTTGACCTCATGGTGGTGCTGGAGGAGCTGGCCCGGGTGGAGTTCGAGCTGGCATCGGCGGTGGGGCTCGCGGTGATGGGCGGGCTCGCCATCCTCCGTCACGGCACGCCCGAGCAGCAGGCCCGCCACCTGCCGCCGCTGGTCCAGGGCCGGGCCCACTTCTCCGTGGCCCTCACCGAGCCGGGCTCGGGCTCAGATGCCGCGGCGCTCATCACCCGGGCCGCTCGCGACGGTGACGACTTCGTCCTCACGGGCCAGAAGCTCTACTGCACCGGCGCCCACCTGCCGGGCTCGACGGTGCTGCTGGCCGCTCGCACGCGCCCGAAGGCGCTGAAGCGGGAGGGGATCACCGTGTTCCTCCTGGACCCGGCGGCGCCGGGCGTGACGCTCAGGCGCATGCGCATGCTCGGCCGGCGCATCCAGGGAACCAATGAGATCTTCCTCGACGGTGCCCGCGTCCCGGCGGACGCGATCCTCGGCACCCTCGACGGTGGCTGGGGCGTGCTCCGCTCCTTCCTCGAGATCGAGCGCACGGTGGCGGCCGTGGCCTATGCGGGCGCGGCGCAAGCGGTGGTGGACCTGGCGCTCTCCCACGCGCAGGAGCGCGAGCAGTTCGGCCGCCCCATCGGCAGCTTCCAGGCCATCGCGCATCTTCTGGCCGACATGCAAACCGACGTGGACGCCACGCGCCTGCTGGCCTGGCGCGCCGCCTGGCTCCTCGCCGGGAACCGACCCTGCCTCCGCGAGGTCTCGATCGCCAAGCTGCACGCTTCGGAGACCTATGTGCGGGTGGCCGGCCACGGCATGCAGGTCATGGGCGGCCACGGCTACACGATGGAGTGCGACATGCAGCGCCATTTCCGCTCGGCGCGGCTGGCGACCATCGGAGCCGGCACTTCCCAGATCCAGCGGGACCTCATCGCCCGCACCATGGGACTCGATGTCCGCCATGCCTAG
- a CDS encoding TRAP transporter small permease yields the protein MDRLEAALGACWRVLGMGGNLALLAIMSADAILRYALNRPLTGTLEGVELLLVFAVFLGLARTQAERGHIAVGILTERLEGRPRAALEALTALLGLILFAAMSWATGAMALRSWRMGEYSAGLIALPMYPSRALVVLGSVLLSLQLLLELVRAVGALVEGTQHRAAPAPAAEEIS from the coding sequence ATGGATAGACTCGAAGCGGCGCTCGGCGCCTGCTGGCGGGTGCTGGGCATGGGCGGGAACCTGGCGCTGCTCGCCATCATGAGCGCCGACGCCATCCTCCGCTACGCGCTGAACCGCCCGCTCACGGGGACGCTCGAGGGCGTGGAGCTGCTCCTCGTCTTCGCGGTGTTCCTCGGCCTGGCCCGCACCCAGGCCGAGCGCGGCCACATCGCCGTGGGCATCCTCACCGAGCGCCTCGAGGGCCGGCCGCGCGCGGCGCTGGAGGCCCTCACCGCCCTCCTGGGCCTCATCCTCTTCGCCGCGATGAGCTGGGCCACCGGCGCCATGGCGCTCAGGAGCTGGCGGATGGGGGAGTACTCCGCCGGCCTCATTGCCTTGCCCATGTATCCCTCGCGGGCCCTCGTGGTCCTGGGCAGCGTGCTGCTCTCTCTGCAGCTCCTGCTCGAGCTTGTTCGCGCCGTGGGGGCGCTGGTCGAGGGGACGCAGCACAGGGCGGCCCCCGCGCCGGCCGCGGAGGAGATCTCGTGA
- a CDS encoding AMP-binding protein — protein MATRTIPAMLETAAARAPRTVYLTGPGGDITFGALRERVARLAMGLAALGVAHGERVAVLLPNCPAHVETWLALARLGAVLVPVNTAFRPDEVAFVLEHAGAAALVTTDGLHAAAVAPIRSRCPALTHVITLEGEAAGSMPFSRLVESKPMEGRPAVAEEDTAAILYTSGTTGFPKGCCLAHRHYVLAGRMLRDVLRATAGDRYLCVVPLFHVSGQMGMVMATLAAGARLILLPGFQASTFWVDALCYRATVFHGVGTILAILDRLPVSPEERAHTLRAMWSAGHPELVVAMSERLGIPIVQNWGMTEGGMTATSPEGPSPAGSIGVPVGPNEIRLVDEEDREVPPGVVGEIVMRGPLLVKEYWRDPGATAQAMRGGWFHTGDLARRDERGHHFFVDRKKDMVRRGGENIASQEVEHVLRAHAGVADAAVIGVPDPIWGEEVKAYVLLKPGESRTSAPPEAIFAHCAERLAGFKVPRYLEYRTELPRTASHRVRKELLRQERHDLAEGTHDRLAASGPAQRATDI, from the coding sequence ATGGCCACTAGAACGATCCCGGCGATGCTGGAGACGGCCGCGGCGCGCGCGCCCAGGACCGTGTATCTCACGGGGCCCGGCGGGGACATCACTTTCGGTGCCCTCCGGGAGCGCGTGGCGCGTCTCGCCATGGGCCTGGCCGCGCTCGGGGTCGCACATGGTGAACGGGTGGCGGTGCTGCTGCCGAATTGCCCCGCGCATGTCGAGACCTGGCTGGCGCTGGCGCGGCTGGGCGCCGTGCTCGTCCCCGTGAACACGGCCTTCAGGCCCGACGAGGTGGCCTTCGTGCTCGAGCATGCCGGGGCGGCGGCGCTCGTGACCACCGATGGGCTTCATGCCGCCGCGGTGGCGCCGATCCGATCACGCTGCCCGGCGCTGACCCATGTGATCACGCTCGAGGGAGAGGCCGCGGGCTCCATGCCCTTCTCGCGGCTTGTCGAGTCCAAGCCGATGGAGGGGCGGCCCGCGGTGGCGGAGGAGGACACGGCGGCCATCCTCTACACCTCGGGGACCACGGGCTTCCCCAAGGGCTGCTGCCTCGCCCATCGCCACTACGTGCTGGCGGGCCGGATGCTCCGCGACGTGCTCCGCGCCACCGCCGGCGACCGCTACCTCTGTGTGGTCCCGCTCTTCCACGTCTCGGGGCAGATGGGCATGGTGATGGCCACGCTTGCCGCCGGCGCCAGGCTGATCCTGCTGCCGGGATTCCAGGCGAGCACCTTCTGGGTCGATGCCCTTTGCTACCGCGCCACGGTCTTCCACGGCGTGGGGACCATCCTTGCCATCCTCGACCGCCTGCCGGTCTCTCCAGAGGAGCGGGCCCACACCCTTCGAGCGATGTGGAGCGCCGGACATCCCGAGCTGGTCGTCGCCATGTCAGAGCGCCTGGGCATCCCCATAGTCCAGAACTGGGGGATGACCGAGGGCGGCATGACGGCGACCTCGCCCGAGGGCCCGAGCCCCGCGGGCTCCATCGGCGTGCCGGTGGGCCCCAATGAGATCCGCCTCGTGGACGAGGAGGACCGGGAGGTGCCGCCGGGCGTCGTCGGCGAGATCGTCATGCGCGGCCCGCTGCTGGTGAAGGAGTACTGGCGCGATCCCGGGGCCACGGCCCAGGCCATGCGCGGCGGCTGGTTCCACACGGGAGACCTCGCGCGGCGCGACGAGCGGGGCCACCACTTCTTCGTGGACAGGAAGAAGGACATGGTGCGCCGCGGGGGCGAGAATATCGCCTCTCAGGAGGTCGAGCACGTGCTCCGCGCTCACGCGGGCGTGGCGGACGCGGCGGTGATCGGCGTGCCCGATCCGATCTGGGGCGAGGAGGTCAAGGCCTACGTATTGCTGAAGCCAGGGGAGAGCCGGACCTCGGCCCCGCCCGAGGCGATCTTCGCCCACTGTGCCGAGCGCCTGGCCGGCTTCAAGGTGCCGCGCTACCTCGAGTACCGGACGGAGCTGCCGAGGACGGCATCCCACCGCGTCCGGAAAGAGCTGCTCAGGCAGGAGCGCCACGATCTCGCCGAAGGCACCCACGACCGGCTCGCTGCCTCCGGACCGGCCCAGCGGGCCACAGACATCTGA